The proteins below come from a single Bacteroidota bacterium genomic window:
- a CDS encoding Lrp/AsnC ligand binding domain-containing protein: MEEILQIDSLDRKILSIITRNARTPFLEVGRECNVSGAAIHQRVQRLIKLGVITGSEFIIDPQKVGYHTCAYMGIYLEKASYYKDVVKKLEQIPEITECHYTTGDYTIFIKIYAKDNEHIKNIIADKLQSITGISRTETFISLEESFKRQLPI; this comes from the coding sequence ATGGAAGAAATTTTACAAATCGATAGTTTGGACAGGAAAATTCTCTCAATTATAACCAGAAATGCCAGAACTCCTTTTCTGGAAGTAGGAAGAGAGTGTAATGTTTCTGGTGCAGCAATTCATCAGAGAGTGCAAAGGTTAATTAAGCTCGGGGTCATCACGGGTTCAGAGTTTATCATTGACCCTCAGAAGGTGGGTTATCATACCTGCGCATACATGGGAATTTACCTGGAAAAGGCCAGTTATTACAAGGATGTGGTGAAGAAGCTGGAGCAGATTCCCGAAATAACCGAATGTCATTACACCACTGGCGACTATACGATTTTTATTAAAATTTATGCCAAAGACAATGAGCATATAAAAAATATCATTGCCGATAAACTTCAGTCTATAACAGGAATAAGCAGGACAGAAACTTTTATATCTCTGGAAGAAAGTTTTAAGCGCCAATTACCGATTTAA
- the asnB gene encoding asparagine synthase B, with protein sequence MCGILAVIGKKDASQVQKLSKRMRHRGPDESGIFVNKKGSVLCHERLSIIDLSTGRQPIQGSDDAWVMHNGEIFNHQAIRDNQLAHHTFRTTCDSEVIVHLYEEYGYDFCNLLDGDFAFVVLDGDKFMVARDPIGVKPLYYGKDADGNLYFASEMKALADQCTQFEPFPPGYYYTGETGFVKYYNPVWENPNSTKEPIDYVKLREALVEATRKRLMSDVPLGVLLSGGLDSSIISAVTQRLLKGSGQKLHSFSVGLGPDAPDMKFAREVADFIGTEHHDVYFSVEEGIKAIEKIIWHLETYDITTIRASTPMYFLSKAITDMGIKVVLSGEGSDEIFGGYLYFHNAPSDDEFQKECVRRVKLLSTADCLRADKSTMAHGLEVRVPFLDRHFIDVAMGIRPQDKRPDLAKGKPEKYVLRKAFDDQANPYLPDNILWRQKEQFSDGVGYSWIDGIVAYCNQQVSDAEFATAAKRFPHNTPKTKEAFYYRTIFEKFYPEQSAIHSVLKWVPKWQKNDDPSGRVCDNHEHKVGDIQFEKVMQL encoded by the coding sequence ATGTGTGGAATTTTGGCAGTCATTGGCAAAAAAGATGCTTCCCAAGTACAGAAGCTTTCTAAACGCATGAGACATCGTGGACCAGATGAGAGTGGTATTTTCGTGAATAAAAAGGGTTCTGTACTTTGTCATGAACGACTTTCAATTATTGATTTGAGTACCGGCCGTCAACCTATACAGGGCAGTGACGATGCCTGGGTGATGCATAATGGCGAAATTTTCAATCACCAGGCAATAAGGGATAATCAACTTGCACATCATACATTTCGTACTACCTGCGATTCCGAAGTAATCGTTCATCTTTACGAAGAATATGGCTATGATTTCTGCAACCTGCTCGACGGCGACTTTGCCTTTGTCGTGCTGGACGGCGATAAATTTATGGTAGCCCGCGATCCTATCGGGGTAAAACCCTTATATTATGGCAAAGATGCAGATGGAAACCTGTATTTTGCATCGGAAATGAAAGCACTTGCCGATCAGTGCACTCAGTTTGAACCTTTTCCCCCGGGATACTATTATACCGGTGAAACCGGATTTGTCAAATACTACAACCCTGTTTGGGAAAACCCAAATTCCACAAAAGAACCGATTGACTACGTTAAGCTCAGGGAAGCCCTTGTTGAGGCTACCCGCAAACGCTTGATGAGTGACGTTCCTTTGGGCGTTCTTCTTTCCGGAGGGCTGGATTCAAGCATCATCTCGGCTGTTACGCAACGCCTGCTGAAAGGAAGCGGACAAAAATTACATTCCTTTTCTGTAGGCCTGGGGCCTGATGCCCCCGACATGAAGTTTGCAAGAGAAGTGGCCGATTTTATTGGAACGGAACATCACGATGTATACTTTTCAGTTGAAGAAGGGATCAAAGCTATCGAAAAAATCATCTGGCACCTGGAAACTTATGATATTACAACCATTCGCGCCAGTACTCCCATGTATTTCCTTTCCAAAGCCATAACAGACATGGGCATTAAGGTGGTCTTGTCGGGTGAAGGTTCAGATGAGATTTTCGGCGGCTATCTTTATTTTCACAATGCCCCCTCTGATGATGAATTTCAGAAAGAATGCGTCAGAAGGGTCAAACTCCTGTCCACAGCAGATTGCCTGAGGGCAGATAAATCAACTATGGCTCATGGGCTTGAAGTTCGTGTCCCTTTCCTGGACAGGCATTTTATCGATGTGGCAATGGGTATCCGCCCACAGGATAAAAGACCAGACCTGGCCAAAGGAAAACCTGAAAAATATGTGCTTAGAAAAGCCTTTGATGACCAAGCAAACCCTTATCTTCCGGACAACATTCTTTGGAGGCAAAAAGAGCAATTCAGCGACGGCGTAGGCTACAGCTGGATTGACGGAATAGTGGCTTACTGCAACCAACAGGTCAGCGATGCGGAATTTGCCACTGCTGCCAAGCGTTTCCCCCACAATACGCCTAAAACAAAAGAAGCTTTTTATTACCGGACCATTTTTGAAAAATTCTACCCTGAACAATCGGCTATACACAGTGTTCTGAAATGGGTACCCAAATGGCAGAAAAATGACGATCCTTCAGGAAGGGTATGCGACAATCACGAACACAAAGTTGGAGATATACAATTTGAAAAGGTTATGCAACTGTAA